A window of Ranitomeya variabilis isolate aRanVar5 chromosome 2, aRanVar5.hap1, whole genome shotgun sequence contains these coding sequences:
- the LOC143807081 gene encoding uncharacterized protein LOC143807081 → MSSSDSPPPQQQRVSEAESDEELSEGGETGGEMQVEEEPSAAAAAPAAAAEGSPRQSQSRRTRRHGRPSASQRAPAEEEDDDDDDIDVDCLIEEVREREPLWNMADRRHADTGVTRRLWDEVCRTLFPRRESLHPQQQSKLVGKVRKRWRSLRDRFKREFNDEMKAPSGSAGRKRSRYKYGQALSFLRRTMLSRVTFSSHRAPASSSAPSEAIPPESATEGHVGRPHTSVPSSDPSVLSSDPSVPSTSSAPSSGALLQASLLASDAEQLAFPLPHPSDPATSTPPLGSWRQRQRGQERSYAPEFLHLNASFQGSFKILGEQVTAGFNMVQSRISETSQETSSRLDRLHSAVSPDPANLFFQSMLMSMEKLSFEQQMRVMNTCHNAALQAINESTHTPHHTSTPIPHHTPHYQTQPQYPHQQHYQTQLQSPHQHHYQTPRHSHYPTQSQYPTQSPQQSRPLDQITSPMFSLLNFSLPPTPTPPPSGQPLGLTPTSTAPQTSRVSPPIDVVQPSGTSSSHISTQHFENL, encoded by the exons atgtcctcttctgacagccctcctccacagcaacagcgtgtatcg gaagctgaatcagatgaggagctgtcagaagggggcgagacgggtggagagatgcaagtggaggaggaaccaagt gctgctgctgctgctcctgctgctgccgctgaaggctctcccagacagtcccagagtcggcggactcgtcgccacggtcggccatca gcttcacagcgtgctcccgcagaagaggaggatgatgatgatgatgacattgatgtagactgtctcatcgaggaggttcgtgagcgggagccgctgtggaacatggctgaccgcaggcatgcagataccggtgtcacccgtcggctctgggacgaagtgtgtcgcaccctgtttccaaggcgggagagccttcatcctcagcagcagagcaaactag ttggaaaggttaggaagcggtggcggtcactgagggatcgctttaagagggaattcaatgatgagatgaaggccccgagtggctctgcaggaaggaagaggagcagatataaatatggccaggccctctccttcctgaggcgaacaatgctgagcagagt caccttctccagccaccgggcgcctgcatcttcctctgcgccctctgaagcgatccctcctgagtccgccactgagggccacgtcggtaggccccacacctctgtcccctcctctgacccctctgtcctctcctctgacccctctgtcccctccacttcatccgccccaagcagtggagcattattgcaggcttcattgctcgcatctgatgctgaacagttagcgttccctttaccccacccctctgatcctgccacctcgacaccaccattaggttcgtggcggcagcgccagaggggtcaggaaaggagctatgctcctgagttcttacacctgaatgcatccttccaaggctctttcaaaattttgggagagcaagtgactgctggtttcaacatggtgcaatcacgcatcagtgaaacaagccaggaaaccagcagtcgcttggataggctgcattcagctgtaagtcccgatccggccaacctttttttccaatccatgctcatgagcatggagaagctttcttttgagcaacagatgcgggtaatgaatacctgccataatgctgcactgcaggccattaatgaatcgacccacacacctcaccacacctccactccaattccacaccataccccccattaccaaacccagccccaatacccacaccagcagcattaccaaacccagctccaatccccacaccagcaccattaccaaaccccacgccactcccactaccctacccagtcacaatacccgacccagtccccacaacaatcccggcccctagaccaaattacttccccaatgttttccttactgaacttttctcttccacctaccccaacaccacccccctctggtcagcctcttggtttaacccccacttccactgcaccccaaacaagtagggtttccccacctatcgacgtggtccaaccttccggcacatcctcctctcatatctccacccaacactttgaaaatttgtaa